One genomic region from Actinocatenispora thailandica encodes:
- a CDS encoding DUF3311 domain-containing protein, translating to MTEPEPGGASGSDGAETSGDVPRRSDRSAWNWLLLLPIVIPLITPLFNRDSPRLGGIPMFYWLQIAFIVLGVGATTIVYRVGKRRRS from the coding sequence ATGACCGAACCTGAACCAGGTGGCGCGTCCGGCTCGGACGGTGCCGAGACGTCCGGCGACGTGCCCCGCCGGTCCGACCGCAGCGCCTGGAACTGGCTGCTGCTGCTGCCCATCGTCATCCCGCTGATCACACCGCTGTTCAACCGGGACTCCCCGCGGCTCGGCGGGATCCCGATGTTCTACTGGCTGCAGATCGCGTTCATCGTCCTCGGCGTCGGCGCCACCACGATCGTCTACCGGGTCGGGAAGCGGAGGCGGTCATGA
- a CDS encoding ArsB/NhaD family transporter, with protein sequence MRTVGAVALLLAVLAFAIVRPRRLPEAVAAVPAALLAVALGLVPVRVAVQELGSLGPTVGFLAAVLVLAHLAADAGVFDYAGTLAARASRGSPRRLLTVVFAVAAVVTAALSLDATVVLLTPVVFRTAALLSVRARPHVYACTHLANSASLLLPVSNLTNLLAFAASGLGFVSFTGLMAVPWLAVIAVEYLVFRRFFAADLGTPTHPVAPLPVGAPPVFALTVLAATLAGFAVAEPFGIAPAWVAAAGAAVLAARRVRRPAALLPLVRAANPGFLAFVFGLGVVVLAVRRAGLAALVDALVPGGTGLVALLAVAVLAAVLANLVNNLPATLVLVPVVATRPGLVLAVLLGVNIGPNLTYVGSLATLLWRRIVHAHDARPAAGEFLRLGVSTVPAGLVVATVALWCGLRLTGIG encoded by the coding sequence ATGCGGACGGTGGGGGCGGTGGCGTTGCTGCTCGCCGTGCTGGCCTTCGCGATCGTGCGGCCGCGCCGGCTGCCGGAGGCGGTCGCCGCGGTACCGGCGGCGCTGCTCGCCGTCGCCCTCGGTCTGGTACCGGTCCGGGTGGCGGTGCAGGAGCTGGGTTCGCTCGGCCCCACCGTCGGTTTCCTCGCCGCGGTACTGGTGTTGGCGCACCTCGCGGCGGACGCCGGGGTCTTCGACTACGCCGGTACGCTCGCCGCCCGGGCCAGCCGCGGTTCGCCGCGGCGGCTGCTGACGGTGGTGTTCGCGGTCGCCGCGGTGGTGACCGCGGCGCTGAGCCTGGACGCCACCGTGGTGCTGCTGACCCCGGTGGTGTTCCGCACCGCCGCGCTGCTGTCGGTGCGCGCCCGGCCGCACGTGTACGCGTGCACCCACCTGGCCAACTCCGCGTCGCTGCTGCTGCCGGTGTCGAACCTGACCAACCTGCTCGCGTTCGCCGCGTCGGGCCTGGGTTTCGTGTCGTTCACCGGGCTGATGGCGGTGCCGTGGCTGGCCGTGATCGCGGTGGAGTACCTGGTGTTCCGCCGGTTCTTCGCCGCCGACCTGGGCACCCCGACGCACCCGGTGGCGCCGCTGCCGGTCGGCGCGCCGCCGGTGTTCGCGCTGACCGTACTGGCCGCGACGCTGGCCGGGTTCGCGGTGGCGGAGCCGTTCGGGATCGCGCCGGCCTGGGTCGCCGCGGCCGGCGCGGCCGTGCTCGCCGCCCGCCGGGTACGCCGGCCCGCGGCACTGCTGCCCCTGGTCCGGGCGGCGAACCCGGGCTTCCTCGCGTTCGTGTTCGGCCTCGGCGTGGTGGTGCTCGCGGTACGCCGGGCCGGTCTCGCCGCCCTGGTCGATGCGTTGGTACCCGGCGGTACCGGGCTGGTCGCGCTGCTCGCCGTCGCGGTGCTCGCCGCGGTGCTGGCCAACCTGGTCAACAACCTGCCGGCCACCCTGGTGCTGGTGCCGGTCGTGGCGACACGACCCGGCCTGGTGCTCGCGGTGCTGCTCGGCGTCAACATCGGCCCGAACCTGACCTACGTCGGGTCGCTCGCGACCCTGCTGTGGCGCCGGATCGTGCACGCGCACGATGCCCGGCCGGCCGCGGGCGAGTTCCTCCGGCTCGGCGTGTCGACCGTGCCGGCGGGCCTCGTCGTCGCGACCGTCGCGCTATGGTGCGGGCTGCGGCTGACCGGAATCGGGTGA
- a CDS encoding universal stress protein, with the protein MRIVAWLLPGTWESVVDAAGTAANGDDDVVLLATSDDRLVELAGGADEALLGRGGPDPLDRFGAEQDRAAELLLDAAAARLGRRADRQARRSGHPERDVVAACDRAGLLVLARDGDHTRLGPPSIAPPTRFVLDHAPCRVLLVWPDEPPDLGTLPPAPPHPPAAPRPPHPPAPPRPARPPAPPKPPRPPAPPPPPAPPRPPAP; encoded by the coding sequence ATGCGCATCGTGGCCTGGCTGCTGCCCGGCACCTGGGAGTCGGTGGTCGACGCGGCGGGCACCGCCGCCAACGGCGACGACGACGTGGTCCTGCTCGCCACGTCCGACGACCGGCTGGTGGAACTCGCCGGCGGCGCGGACGAGGCGCTGCTCGGCCGGGGTGGCCCCGATCCGCTCGATCGGTTCGGCGCCGAACAGGACCGCGCGGCGGAGCTGCTGCTCGACGCGGCGGCGGCCCGGCTGGGCCGCCGCGCCGACCGGCAGGCCCGCCGTTCCGGGCATCCGGAACGCGACGTGGTCGCCGCCTGCGACCGGGCCGGGCTGCTGGTGCTGGCCCGGGACGGCGACCACACCCGCCTGGGCCCTCCCAGCATCGCGCCGCCGACCCGGTTCGTCCTGGACCACGCACCCTGCCGGGTGCTGCTGGTCTGGCCGGACGAGCCGCCCGACCTCGGCACGCTGCCGCCCGCTCCCCCGCACCCGCCCGCGGCACCGCGGCCGCCGCACCCGCCGGCGCCACCCCGGCCGGCACGCCCACCGGCGCCACCGAAACCACCACGCCCACCGGCCCCGCCACCTCCACCGGCGCCGCCACGTCCACCGGCGCCGTGA
- a CDS encoding DinB family protein translates to MGERRAAPRRDALREPSTAVDDPGELLAGFLDGYREALARKLDGLSDEQLVVSRVPSGWSPLGLVWHLTNVERRWLRWGFAGERLDDVWADADPDSTDVPWRVPAGATAASLLAGHRAEVERCRAAVAGHDITERGAETGRFADDEPTPTLGWIYCHLIQEYARHLGHLDITRELADGHTGE, encoded by the coding sequence ATGGGTGAGCGAAGGGCGGCGCCGCGGCGCGATGCGTTGCGGGAGCCGAGCACGGCGGTCGACGACCCGGGCGAGTTGCTTGCCGGGTTCCTCGACGGATACCGGGAAGCCTTGGCGCGCAAGCTGGACGGGCTGTCCGACGAGCAGCTCGTGGTCAGCCGGGTGCCGTCCGGCTGGTCACCGCTCGGGTTGGTCTGGCACCTGACCAACGTGGAACGCCGCTGGCTGCGCTGGGGCTTCGCCGGCGAGCGGCTCGACGACGTGTGGGCCGACGCCGACCCGGACAGCACCGACGTGCCGTGGCGGGTGCCGGCCGGGGCGACCGCGGCAAGCCTGCTGGCCGGGCACCGGGCCGAGGTCGAGCGGTGCCGGGCGGCGGTGGCCGGCCACGACATCACCGAGCGCGGCGCCGAGACCGGCCGGTTCGCCGACGACGAACCGACCCCGACGCTCGGCTGGATCTACTGCCACCTCATCCAGGAGTACGCCCGGCACCTCGGCCACCTCGACATCACCCGGGAGCTCGCCGACGGGCACACCGGCGAGTGA
- a CDS encoding enoyl-CoA hydratase/isomerase family protein, producing the protein MSNLVIERDGAVLTIRIDREEALGALSAAMVAELGERLRAVRADGTVRAVVLTGTGRGFIAGADIGEYDGASAAEFDAYQRLSRSVFDELAALPQPTVAAVNGYAFGGGFEVALCCDFIVASERARFALPEVKLGLIPGGGGTQRLARALGTRLTKELVLTGRTLHPDEADRRGLLTRLVPADQLATTAAQFAGQLAAGAPLAVREAKRVIDDGIRQDLDAALTAEQAALARLYASADGREGIAAFVAKRTATFTGR; encoded by the coding sequence ATGAGCAACCTGGTGATCGAACGCGACGGCGCGGTACTGACGATCCGGATCGACCGCGAGGAGGCGCTCGGCGCGCTGTCCGCGGCCATGGTCGCCGAGCTGGGGGAGCGGCTGCGCGCGGTCCGGGCCGACGGCACGGTGCGGGCGGTGGTCCTGACCGGCACCGGTCGCGGCTTCATCGCCGGCGCCGACATCGGCGAGTACGACGGGGCCAGCGCCGCCGAGTTCGACGCCTACCAGCGGCTGTCCCGGTCGGTGTTCGACGAGCTCGCCGCGCTGCCACAGCCCACCGTCGCCGCGGTCAACGGGTACGCCTTCGGTGGCGGCTTCGAGGTCGCGCTGTGCTGCGACTTCATCGTCGCCTCCGAGCGGGCCCGGTTCGCGCTGCCGGAGGTGAAGCTCGGCCTGATCCCGGGTGGTGGCGGTACCCAGCGGTTGGCCCGCGCGCTGGGTACCCGGCTGACCAAGGAGCTGGTGCTCACCGGCCGCACCCTGCATCCCGACGAGGCGGACCGGCGAGGCCTGCTGACCCGGCTGGTCCCGGCGGACCAGCTCGCCACCACCGCGGCGCAGTTCGCCGGCCAGCTCGCCGCCGGCGCACCGCTCGCGGTGCGGGAGGCGAAGCGGGTGATCGACGACGGTATCCGGCAGGACCTCGACGCCGCGCTCACCGCCGAGCAGGCGGCGCTGGCCCGGCTGTACGCCTCGGCCGACGGCCGCGAGGGCATCGCCGCCTTCGTCGCGAAACGCACCGCCACCTTCACCGGCCGCTGA
- a CDS encoding CaiB/BaiF CoA transferase family protein → MPAALDGLRILDFTQMMLGPYATQLLADLGADVIKVERRDGEWERRLEMMGELVRPAGDTGAADSAAFLAMNRNKRSVAVDLKSPAGRDALLRLAATCDVVVENFRPGVLDRLGLGYDDLRAVKPDIIYCSGSGWGQDTVFAREGRPGQDLLIQAMSGLAAAGGRAGDPPTPAGTSIVDASTALTLSNGILAALVARERHGIGQRVEVDLYSTAIALQCQEISALVNQRQQWHRSAAGVGQAWLSAPFGVYAAADGHVAIAMAPVPKVAELLGVAGLDDADAWADRDAVKTALEAATARRPADELVATLLGAGIWCARVRTTAEAVDELREQEHDLIVTVDHPSHGRLELIGCPVRLSGTPWQLRMPPPIAGQHTDEVLAEVLTDDELATLRAQGAVG, encoded by the coding sequence ATGCCCGCAGCCCTGGACGGCCTTCGCATCCTGGACTTCACCCAGATGATGCTCGGCCCGTACGCCACCCAGCTGCTCGCCGACCTCGGCGCCGACGTGATCAAGGTCGAGCGCCGGGACGGCGAGTGGGAGCGGCGACTGGAGATGATGGGTGAGCTGGTACGGCCGGCCGGCGACACCGGCGCCGCCGACTCCGCCGCGTTCCTCGCGATGAACCGCAACAAGCGGTCGGTCGCCGTCGACCTCAAGTCGCCGGCCGGCCGGGACGCGCTGCTGCGGCTGGCCGCGACCTGCGACGTGGTGGTGGAGAACTTCCGGCCCGGCGTGCTGGACCGGCTCGGCCTGGGCTACGACGACCTGCGCGCGGTGAAACCGGACATCATCTACTGCTCCGGCTCCGGGTGGGGTCAGGACACCGTTTTCGCCAGGGAGGGGCGGCCCGGCCAGGACCTGTTGATCCAGGCCATGTCCGGGCTCGCCGCGGCCGGCGGCCGGGCCGGCGACCCGCCGACCCCGGCCGGTACGTCCATCGTGGACGCCTCGACCGCGCTGACCCTGTCCAACGGCATCCTCGCCGCGCTGGTGGCGCGGGAACGGCACGGGATCGGGCAGCGGGTGGAGGTCGACCTGTACTCGACCGCGATCGCGTTGCAGTGCCAGGAGATCTCCGCGCTGGTCAACCAGCGGCAGCAGTGGCACCGCTCCGCCGCCGGCGTCGGCCAGGCGTGGCTGTCCGCCCCGTTCGGGGTGTACGCCGCCGCCGACGGCCACGTCGCGATCGCGATGGCGCCGGTACCGAAGGTGGCCGAGCTGCTCGGCGTGGCCGGCCTCGACGACGCCGACGCGTGGGCCGACCGGGACGCGGTCAAGACCGCGCTGGAGGCGGCCACCGCACGCCGGCCGGCCGACGAGCTGGTCGCCACGCTGCTCGGGGCGGGCATCTGGTGCGCCCGGGTGCGTACCACCGCCGAGGCGGTCGACGAGCTGCGCGAGCAGGAGCACGACCTGATCGTCACGGTCGACCACCCGAGCCACGGGCGGCTGGAGCTGATCGGCTGCCCGGTACGGCTGTCCGGCACGCCCTGGCAGCTGCGGATGCCGCCGCCGATCGCCGGCCAGCACACCGACGAGGTCCTCGCCGAGGTGCTCACCGACGACGAGCTGGCCACGCTGCGGGCGCAGGGAGCGGTCGGATGA
- a CDS encoding MFS transporter, with protein sequence MSAATPATADGTRFRYRWAVLSMNFLVLGLNYADRAAIGVAAPLIIAEYGFSKGTWGWIAAVFSLGYAPFCFIGGATSDRFGPRKVMALAVGWWSLFTALTAAGFGFVSFMVIRFLFGFGEGPQASVTAKTMSNWFPQRRLGTSLGLSQASTPLGGAVGTPIVVALIEAFDGNWRAPFVILGAIGVLFLVGWWVVVRDRPEAHPWVRPAEVEEMRTDAAAHEQALTASDEPERSLLGYLRMPLVLATALTYFGYSWVLFTFLTWFPDFLHEAHHLDLSQIAVTGSIPWLCGFVGLALGGVFTDALGRRIGLFNSRKWTTVVGLLLVACAFGPVGIVHSAYGAVALMAVTVFVLYIVGAQFFAIIGPVIPFRRFGSVSGFVHFIANIAGIIAPIVLGYVVDATGSWELSFVVSAIVVAVPAVLLAVLGRDRRKHVPSTEPAAAAAS encoded by the coding sequence ATGAGCGCCGCGACTCCGGCAACCGCCGACGGCACCCGGTTCCGGTACCGCTGGGCGGTACTGAGCATGAACTTCCTGGTGCTGGGGCTCAACTACGCCGACCGGGCGGCGATCGGGGTCGCCGCACCGCTGATCATCGCCGAGTACGGCTTCAGCAAGGGCACCTGGGGCTGGATCGCCGCGGTGTTCTCGCTCGGCTACGCGCCGTTCTGCTTCATCGGCGGCGCCACCTCCGACAGGTTCGGCCCGCGCAAGGTGATGGCGCTCGCGGTCGGCTGGTGGTCGCTGTTCACCGCGCTGACCGCGGCCGGCTTCGGCTTCGTCAGTTTCATGGTGATCCGGTTCCTGTTCGGGTTCGGCGAGGGGCCGCAGGCATCGGTGACCGCGAAGACCATGTCGAACTGGTTCCCGCAGCGCAGGCTCGGCACCTCGCTGGGCCTGTCCCAGGCGTCCACCCCGCTCGGCGGCGCGGTCGGTACCCCGATCGTGGTGGCGCTGATCGAGGCGTTCGACGGCAACTGGCGCGCACCGTTCGTCATCCTCGGCGCGATCGGGGTGCTGTTCCTGGTCGGCTGGTGGGTCGTGGTCCGGGACCGCCCGGAGGCGCACCCGTGGGTACGGCCGGCCGAGGTCGAGGAGATGCGGACCGACGCCGCCGCCCACGAACAGGCGCTGACCGCCTCCGACGAGCCGGAGCGGAGCCTGCTCGGCTACCTGCGGATGCCGCTGGTACTCGCCACCGCGCTGACCTACTTCGGCTACTCCTGGGTGCTGTTCACGTTCCTCACCTGGTTCCCGGACTTCCTGCACGAGGCGCACCACCTCGACCTGTCGCAGATCGCGGTGACCGGCTCGATCCCGTGGCTGTGCGGTTTCGTCGGGCTGGCGCTCGGCGGCGTGTTCACCGACGCGCTGGGGCGCCGGATCGGACTGTTCAACTCCCGCAAGTGGACCACGGTGGTCGGCCTGCTGCTGGTGGCGTGCGCGTTCGGGCCGGTCGGCATCGTGCACTCCGCGTACGGCGCGGTCGCGCTGATGGCCGTCACCGTGTTCGTCCTGTACATCGTCGGGGCGCAGTTCTTCGCCATCATCGGGCCGGTGATCCCGTTCCGGCGGTTCGGCTCGGTCTCCGGGTTCGTGCACTTCATCGCGAACATCGCCGGCATCATCGCGCCGATCGTGCTGGGCTACGTGGTGGACGCCACCGGCTCCTGGGAGCTGTCGTTCGTGGTGTCCGCGATCGTGGTCGCGGTACCGGCCGTCCTGCTCGCCGTGCTCGGCCGGGACCGCCGCAAGCACGTGCCGAGCACCGAACCCGCCGCCGCGGCGGCATCGTAG
- a CDS encoding class I adenylate-forming enzyme family protein yields the protein MTDTTLAVLTRRAHERYPSAPAVLGASGGLDFAALGAAARRIAYRLDRRGLRAGDRVLLALANCAELMLCEHALFGSGLVRVAVSERLHPREIAGIAADCAAALVVCEPAAAPAVRDLLHRDEATARTVVLPAAEAAALAEPGVPDRWPDRPLPGADDLAALMYTSGSTGRPKGAMVSQRGWVAMLRGFWAALPPLGPGDVAVHAAPMSHFGGSVGTAVTLRGGAAVPVRRFDPGAVLDTVARHGATVLPSVPTMLKSLTEAAAGRDDLGCLRAIPYGGSGISAPAAARAQQVFGTVLYQCYGLSEALAPVTVLDARDHAAGGPRLAAAGRPTPEVEIRIVPADGQPPEAAATGSVGQGGAGPATATGGSDVDGAASSEPIGEVWLRGDCVLPGYWARPEATAAARTPGGWFRTGDVGRIDADGYLYLVDRISDVIVSGGFTVYPSEVERAIAELPEVADVVVFGVSHERWGEAVAALVVPAAGAALSTADVVQACRDRLASYKKPLQVEIADSLPTSSTGKVARRALRAAAWARHERHVGQ from the coding sequence ATGACCGACACCACCCTGGCGGTACTGACCCGGCGGGCGCACGAACGGTACCCGTCGGCGCCCGCGGTGCTCGGCGCGTCCGGCGGGCTCGACTTCGCCGCGCTCGGCGCCGCCGCCCGTCGCATCGCGTACCGGCTGGACCGGCGCGGGCTGCGCGCCGGCGACCGGGTGCTGCTCGCGCTCGCCAACTGCGCGGAGTTGATGCTCTGCGAGCATGCCCTGTTCGGTTCCGGGCTGGTCCGGGTGGCGGTGTCGGAGCGGCTGCATCCGCGCGAGATCGCCGGCATCGCCGCCGACTGCGCCGCCGCGCTGGTCGTCTGCGAGCCGGCCGCCGCTCCCGCGGTGCGTGACCTGCTGCACCGGGACGAGGCGACGGCTCGTACCGTCGTGCTCCCGGCGGCCGAGGCCGCCGCGCTGGCCGAGCCGGGCGTGCCGGACCGCTGGCCGGACCGGCCGCTGCCCGGCGCCGACGACCTGGCCGCGCTGATGTACACGTCCGGCTCCACCGGGCGGCCGAAGGGCGCGATGGTCAGCCAGCGTGGCTGGGTGGCGATGCTGCGCGGGTTCTGGGCCGCGCTGCCGCCGCTGGGACCCGGTGACGTGGCGGTGCACGCGGCGCCGATGAGCCACTTCGGCGGCTCGGTGGGCACCGCGGTCACGCTGCGCGGCGGCGCCGCGGTACCGGTGCGCCGGTTCGACCCCGGTGCGGTGCTGGACACCGTGGCACGCCACGGCGCGACGGTACTGCCGAGCGTGCCGACGATGCTCAAGTCGCTCACCGAGGCGGCCGCCGGGCGCGACGATCTCGGCTGCCTGCGCGCGATCCCGTACGGCGGGTCGGGCATCTCGGCGCCCGCCGCGGCCCGCGCCCAGCAGGTGTTCGGTACGGTGCTCTACCAGTGCTACGGCCTGAGCGAGGCGCTCGCCCCGGTCACCGTGCTGGACGCCCGCGACCACGCGGCGGGCGGGCCCCGGCTCGCCGCCGCCGGCCGCCCCACCCCCGAGGTGGAGATCCGCATCGTGCCCGCCGACGGGCAACCGCCCGAGGCGGCCGCAACCGGCTCCGTCGGCCAGGGCGGGGCCGGACCCGCCACCGCCACCGGTGGGTCCGATGTGGACGGTGCCGCCAGTTCGGAGCCGATCGGCGAGGTGTGGCTGCGGGGAGACTGCGTGCTGCCCGGCTACTGGGCCCGGCCGGAGGCGACCGCGGCGGCGCGCACGCCGGGCGGCTGGTTCCGCACCGGCGATGTCGGCCGCATCGACGCCGACGGCTACCTGTACCTGGTCGACCGGATCTCCGACGTGATCGTGTCCGGCGGCTTCACCGTCTACCCGTCCGAAGTGGAGCGTGCCATCGCCGAACTGCCCGAGGTCGCCGACGTCGTCGTCTTCGGGGTATCGCACGAGCGGTGGGGCGAGGCCGTGGCGGCGCTGGTGGTACCGGCCGCCGGCGCCGCACTGTCCACAGCGGACGTCGTCCAGGCCTGCCGGGACCGGCTGGCCAGCTACAAGAAACCGTTGCAGGTCGAGATCGCCGACTCGCTGCCCACCTCCAGTACCGGCAAGGTCGCCCGCCGCGCGCTGCGCGCCGCGGCCTGGGCCCGGCACGAGCGGCACGTCGGCCAGTGA
- a CDS encoding extracellular solute-binding protein — MTWNHRRGLAPLLAATERFGVPIRWEARSLREFEDVPVADLAAKYDLIAVDHPFMGQAAATGAFLPLDGVLPAEVLDAQRAGSVGPSFASYTWQGRQWALPMDAAAQVSAYRPDLLPAPPTRWDEALELLRGGAVAGLMPANPTHLWSSFLSLCHQRASLAGPVTATGPDSRPSWWPAGGIEPDVAAAALGQLRAVLAVVDPASLSSDPIQVLDTMATGDRIGYAPLAFGYVSYARPAADRQLVRFADAPSATGAPVGTMLGGVGLAVSAHCADPDPALRFAAAVVDPAFQSGGYATAGGQPGHRAAWTDPAVNAASSDFFAATLATLDRSFLRGRDAGYPAFQRAAGEALHAGIRRGDGDREILGSIAERWQRR, encoded by the coding sequence ATGACCTGGAACCATCGACGCGGCCTCGCGCCGCTGCTCGCGGCGACCGAGCGGTTCGGCGTGCCGATCCGCTGGGAGGCGCGGTCGCTGCGCGAGTTCGAGGACGTGCCGGTCGCCGATCTCGCCGCGAAGTACGACCTGATCGCCGTCGACCACCCGTTCATGGGCCAGGCCGCCGCCACCGGGGCGTTCCTGCCGCTGGACGGTGTGCTGCCGGCCGAGGTGCTCGACGCGCAGCGGGCCGGCAGCGTCGGGCCAAGCTTCGCCAGCTACACCTGGCAGGGCCGGCAGTGGGCGCTGCCGATGGACGCCGCCGCGCAGGTCAGCGCGTACCGGCCGGATCTGCTGCCGGCGCCGCCGACCCGCTGGGACGAGGCGCTGGAGCTGCTGCGCGGCGGCGCGGTCGCCGGCCTGATGCCGGCCAACCCCACCCACCTGTGGTCCAGCTTCCTGTCGCTGTGCCACCAGCGCGCCTCGCTGGCCGGACCGGTCACCGCCACCGGCCCGGACTCGCGGCCGAGCTGGTGGCCGGCCGGCGGGATCGAACCGGACGTGGCCGCCGCCGCGCTCGGCCAGCTGCGCGCCGTGCTCGCCGTGGTCGACCCGGCGTCGCTGTCCAGCGACCCGATCCAGGTGCTGGACACGATGGCCACCGGTGACCGGATCGGGTACGCACCGCTGGCCTTCGGCTACGTCAGCTACGCCCGGCCGGCCGCCGACCGGCAGCTGGTCCGGTTCGCCGACGCGCCCAGCGCGACCGGAGCACCGGTCGGCACCATGCTCGGCGGCGTCGGGCTGGCCGTCTCGGCGCACTGCGCGGACCCGGACCCGGCGCTGCGGTTCGCCGCCGCGGTGGTCGATCCGGCTTTCCAGTCCGGCGGGTACGCCACCGCCGGCGGGCAGCCCGGCCACCGCGCCGCGTGGACCGACCCGGCGGTCAACGCGGCCAGCAGCGACTTCTTCGCCGCCACGCTGGCCACCCTGGACCGCTCGTTCCTGCGTGGCCGGGACGCCGGCTACCCGGCGTTCCAGCGGGCCGCCGGCGAGGCGCTGCATGCCGGGATCCGGCGTGGTGACGGCGATCGCGAGATCCTCGGCAGCATCGCCGAACGGTGGCAACGACGATGA
- a CDS encoding LacI family DNA-binding transcriptional regulator: MRNRPSLSDVAKRAEVSVSLVSRILSGDPTVRARPETQQRVHEVAAELGYQPHGAARALRLSRAGALGLVVHEVSNPIHAEIIRGAQAAATAAGQVLLLSDAPELAANADAFAQLVGTGRIDGLMWQGSGESYDDELVARAARQLPTVLVNSRPRAGVPALRLDDEAAARLAVEHLVGLGHRDIGYVGGRPGADLTERRHAGYLATLRAHDLPIRPEWTVEREWDAPAGHAAMAELLGTDPRPSAVFVANVVVAVGALAAAREAGIRVPEQLSIIAVHDAWFVAHGAPPLTTVRLPLDRLGAEAVRLLLAGDTGHAGRGSGGAGPAGVVLAEPPPELLVRGSTTRPEGMR; the protein is encoded by the coding sequence ATGAGGAACCGGCCGAGCCTGTCCGACGTGGCCAAGCGGGCCGAGGTGTCGGTGTCGCTGGTGTCGCGCATCCTGTCCGGCGACCCGACGGTGCGGGCCCGCCCGGAGACCCAGCAGCGGGTGCACGAGGTCGCCGCCGAGCTCGGGTACCAGCCGCACGGCGCGGCGCGGGCGCTGCGGCTGTCCCGGGCCGGTGCGCTGGGCCTGGTCGTGCACGAGGTGTCCAACCCGATCCACGCCGAGATCATCCGCGGCGCGCAGGCCGCCGCGACCGCCGCCGGCCAGGTACTGCTGCTGTCCGATGCCCCGGAACTCGCCGCCAACGCGGACGCGTTCGCCCAGCTGGTCGGTACCGGCCGGATCGACGGGCTGATGTGGCAGGGCAGCGGCGAGAGCTACGACGACGAGCTGGTCGCCCGCGCCGCCCGGCAGCTGCCCACCGTGCTGGTCAACAGCCGTCCCCGGGCCGGCGTACCGGCGCTGCGGCTCGACGACGAGGCCGCGGCCCGGCTCGCGGTCGAGCACCTGGTCGGCCTGGGGCACCGCGACATCGGGTACGTCGGCGGCCGGCCCGGCGCCGACCTCACCGAACGCCGGCACGCCGGGTACCTCGCGACGCTGCGCGCGCACGACCTGCCGATCCGGCCGGAGTGGACGGTCGAACGGGAGTGGGACGCGCCGGCCGGCCACGCGGCGATGGCCGAGCTGCTCGGCACCGACCCGCGGCCGAGCGCCGTGTTCGTGGCGAACGTGGTGGTCGCGGTCGGCGCGCTCGCCGCGGCCCGGGAAGCCGGCATCCGGGTACCCGAGCAACTGTCGATCATCGCCGTGCACGATGCCTGGTTCGTCGCGCACGGCGCGCCACCGCTGACCACGGTCCGGCTCCCGCTGGACCGGCTCGGTGCCGAGGCGGTGCGGCTGCTGCTCGCCGGCGACACCGGCCACGCCGGCCGCGGATCCGGCGGCGCCGGCCCGGCCGGCGTGGTGCTCGCCGAGCCGCCGCCGGAACTGCTCGTCCGAGGCTCCACCACCCGACCGGAAGGGATGCGCTGA
- a CDS encoding MaoC family dehydratase: MQTVTRYFEDHAVDDRRLSTGRTITESDIVLHAGQTGDWFPHHVDAQWCAEQEFGQRIAHGTLILSVAVGMTATDINPASVSYGYDRIRFVAPVFIGDTIHAEARVTGLREHRSRTDAGFVDELVTVTNQHGAVVLVLTHIYLVRRRPAGDAG, encoded by the coding sequence GTGCAGACAGTCACGCGGTACTTCGAGGACCATGCCGTCGACGATCGACGGCTCAGCACCGGCCGGACCATCACCGAATCGGACATCGTGCTGCACGCCGGGCAGACCGGCGACTGGTTCCCGCACCACGTCGACGCGCAGTGGTGCGCCGAGCAGGAGTTCGGCCAGCGCATCGCGCACGGCACGCTGATCCTGTCGGTGGCGGTCGGAATGACCGCCACCGACATCAACCCGGCCTCGGTCAGCTACGGGTACGACCGGATCCGGTTCGTCGCGCCGGTGTTCATCGGCGACACCATCCACGCCGAGGCCCGCGTCACCGGGCTGCGCGAGCACCGCAGCCGCACCGACGCCGGCTTCGTCGACGAGCTCGTCACCGTGACCAACCAGCACGGCGCGGTGGTGCTCGTCCTCACCCACATCTACCTGGTGCGGCGGCGACCGGCAGGAGACGCCGGATGA
- a CDS encoding DUF2277 domain-containing protein yields the protein MCRSIKTLRPPYATEVTDADVRAAALQYVRKISGFRAPAAHNQEAFDRAVAEIAHATQHLLDDLQVRGQAAS from the coding sequence ATGTGCCGAAGCATCAAGACCCTGCGCCCGCCGTACGCGACCGAGGTCACCGACGCCGACGTGCGGGCCGCAGCCCTGCAGTACGTGCGGAAGATCAGCGGCTTCCGCGCCCCGGCCGCGCACAACCAGGAGGCGTTCGACCGGGCGGTCGCCGAGATCGCGCACGCCACCCAGCACCTGCTCGACGACCTGCAGGTCCGCGGGCAAGCCGCGTCCTGA